In a genomic window of Methanocalculus natronophilus:
- a CDS encoding Lrp/AsnC family transcriptional regulator, translated as MDAKDREILQLLESDSRIPDEDLQTMLNLPAKEVRQRIDALEKAGILLKYSAVIDWKKAGVDDVMAVVEVKVSPESEFGYDRIANRVARFPEVRSLRLVTGSYDLQLIVTGRTMQEVSEFVSGHIASLDSIRGTVTHIVMKTYKEHGCELQRSEGVDRLPYSF; from the coding sequence ATGGATGCAAAAGACAGGGAGATCCTGCAGCTCCTCGAATCCGACTCCAGGATTCCGGACGAAGATCTCCAAACGATGTTGAACCTCCCGGCAAAGGAAGTCCGCCAGCGGATTGATGCTCTTGAGAAGGCAGGAATCCTGCTGAAATATTCTGCTGTCATCGACTGGAAGAAGGCAGGGGTAGATGATGTCATGGCAGTCGTCGAGGTGAAAGTCAGCCCCGAAAGCGAATTTGGATATGACCGGATCGCCAACCGGGTTGCCCGGTTCCCAGAAGTAAGATCGCTTCGCCTCGTCACCGGCAGTTATGATCTCCAGCTCATTGTCACCGGCAGGACGATGCAGGAGGTCTCGGAATTTGTATCAGGACATATCGCGTCACTTGACAGTATCAGGGGAACCGTGACCCATATTGTCATGAAGACCTACAAGGAGCATGGCTGTGAGTTACAGAGAAGTGAAGGAGTCGACCGTCTTCCCTACAGTTTCTGA
- a CDS encoding aminotransferase class I/II-fold pyridoxal phosphate-dependent enzyme, with amino-acid sequence MKKSYISERAQAIPPSGIRKFFDLLLSMSDVISLGVGEPDFNTPWNVSVAGIDSIESGLTAYTSNKGLEELRDLISSSLLSRYAISYDPQDEIIITGGVSEGLDLAVRTVVDPGDEVLVADPCYVSYAPCVTLAGGIPVLLPCPADDEFRVTPDALMERVTKKTKLLMINFPNNPTGGVMNRDDLRAISDIIIDHDLLLLSDEIYSELTYEGTHVAPASIDDLWERTITLNGFSKSYSMTGWRVGYLCAPPDIAAAALKIHQYVMLCAPTISQYAAIEALKNADEAKNRMAAEFRMRRNLFVAGLNKIGLSCHLPKGAFYAFPSIKSTGLSDEEFAERLLLEQQVAVAPGSAFGPSGRGHVRCAYAASRDDLNEAVKRIGTFIESL; translated from the coding sequence CTGAAAAAGAGCTATATCTCGGAGCGGGCACAGGCAATACCCCCCTCCGGGATACGGAAATTTTTTGATCTCCTCCTCTCGATGAGTGATGTCATCTCTCTTGGGGTCGGCGAGCCCGATTTTAACACCCCCTGGAACGTCTCGGTTGCGGGAATCGATTCAATTGAATCCGGTCTGACGGCATACACCTCGAATAAGGGACTTGAAGAGCTCCGTGACCTGATCTCCTCCTCCCTCCTCTCACGGTATGCGATCAGCTATGATCCGCAGGACGAGATCATCATCACCGGCGGCGTCTCAGAAGGCCTTGACCTGGCGGTCAGGACCGTTGTTGATCCAGGAGACGAGGTGCTGGTGGCTGATCCCTGCTATGTATCGTACGCACCCTGCGTCACCCTGGCTGGCGGTATCCCGGTCCTCCTCCCCTGTCCTGCAGATGATGAGTTCAGGGTGACCCCTGATGCCCTTATGGAGAGGGTGACGAAGAAGACGAAGCTTCTGATGATCAACTTCCCAAATAACCCGACCGGCGGCGTGATGAACAGAGATGATCTCAGGGCAATCTCCGATATCATCATCGATCATGATCTCCTCCTCCTCTCTGATGAGATCTACTCCGAACTCACCTATGAAGGCACCCATGTTGCCCCGGCTTCAATAGATGATCTCTGGGAACGGACGATCACACTGAACGGGTTCTCGAAGTCGTATTCGATGACAGGATGGCGTGTCGGCTACCTCTGTGCCCCCCCCGACATCGCTGCTGCCGCACTGAAGATTCACCAGTACGTGATGCTCTGCGCCCCAACAATCTCCCAATATGCCGCAATAGAGGCATTAAAGAACGCAGACGAGGCGAAAAACCGTATGGCTGCCGAATTCAGGATGCGCCGCAACCTCTTTGTCGCCGGACTGAACAAGATCGGCCTCTCCTGCCACCTGCCGAAGGGTGCGTTCTATGCATTCCCGTCAATCAAATCCACGGGCCTCTCGGATGAAGAGTTTGCTGAACGGCTCTTACTCGAACAACAGGTTGCAGTCGCCCCCGGAAGCGCCTTTGGCCCGTCAGGCAGGGGCCATGTCAGGTGTGCATACGCTGCATCCCGTGATGATCTCAATGAAGCCGTAAAGCGGATTGGAACCTTCATCGAGTCTCTTTGA
- a CDS encoding MogA/MoaB family molybdenum cofactor biosynthesis protein, which yields MSHDQHEAGHHHHTNQAGTPTDRVPIRAAVITVSTTRTRTDDRSGRTATDLLAAAGIGVVFYRIVADREDAIQAALQEALTEADCIILNGGTGLTPDDCTIEAVKPLLEKEMPGFGELFRQKSIAEVGTAVILSRATAGIISGRAIFCIPGSTKAVRLAVEDIIIPEIRHILAHAAPRRES from the coding sequence ATGAGCCATGATCAGCACGAGGCCGGCCACCATCACCATACAAACCAGGCTGGTACGCCAACCGATCGCGTCCCAATCAGGGCGGCAGTGATCACCGTCTCCACAACACGAACAAGAACCGATGACAGATCCGGCAGGACCGCAACTGATCTCCTTGCCGCAGCCGGTATCGGGGTGGTATTCTATCGTATTGTGGCTGACCGCGAGGATGCGATCCAGGCAGCCCTCCAGGAGGCCCTCACTGAGGCAGACTGCATCATCCTTAACGGGGGCACAGGCCTCACCCCGGATGACTGCACCATTGAAGCGGTCAAACCACTCCTTGAGAAGGAGATGCCCGGGTTTGGGGAGCTCTTCCGGCAGAAGAGCATCGCCGAGGTTGGAACAGCAGTCATCCTCTCACGCGCAACCGCCGGGATCATCTCCGGCCGGGCCATCTTCTGTATACCGGGATCAACAAAAGCGGTCAGGCTGGCAGTTGAAGATATAATCATCCCTGAGATCCGGCATATCCTTGCCCATGCAGCCCCCAGACGGGAGAGCTAA
- the cgi121 gene encoding KEOPS complex subunit Cgi121, with the protein MSEFLGDLRALQERFGVRIVLMDAELMAGRIHARAALDQALRAEEEQAMTARSLEMEVLLYASGQRQTGVAMKFGLHEGEMTAWVAVIPDSAPVWEELESRISIIPDEDEIPDRRIPVLKELFGITDPELEAVGRRRIAELVVERTALLNVLK; encoded by the coding sequence GTGAGTGAGTTTCTCGGGGATCTCAGGGCGCTGCAGGAGCGCTTTGGTGTCCGGATCGTCCTTATGGACGCAGAATTGATGGCCGGCCGCATACATGCACGTGCCGCGCTGGATCAGGCGTTGCGTGCTGAGGAAGAGCAGGCCATGACCGCAAGGAGCCTTGAGATGGAGGTGCTCCTGTATGCATCCGGCCAGCGGCAGACAGGAGTTGCAATGAAATTCGGGCTGCATGAGGGGGAGATGACTGCATGGGTGGCAGTCATCCCCGATTCCGCCCCGGTCTGGGAGGAGCTGGAGAGCAGGATCTCGATCATCCCGGATGAAGACGAGATACCGGATCGCCGAATACCAGTCCTCAAGGAGCTTTTTGGGATCACAGACCCCGAGCTTGAGGCGGTCGGCCGCAGGCGGATAGCCGAACTGGTTGTTGAGCGGACCGCACTGTTGAATGTCCTGAAGTAA
- a CDS encoding KH domain-containing protein, producing the protein MTIQELKVAADRIGVIIGKGGATRKAIEEQSGAEIQVDSAEGVVTVDGEDAVGVLRATEVIRALGRGFSPERAFRLFEDEDIILDILDLSNVADTPQKMNRLRGRIIGRDGKARDQIESMTGTAVSIYGKTVGIIGLPEPVQTSRKAIEMLVEGADHASVFGFLDKRKKEAKQDLIGYYY; encoded by the coding sequence ATGACTATCCAGGAACTGAAAGTGGCTGCCGATCGTATCGGGGTCATCATTGGAAAAGGTGGCGCAACCCGGAAGGCTATTGAAGAGCAGTCGGGTGCTGAGATACAGGTAGACAGCGCCGAAGGCGTGGTTACGGTTGACGGGGAGGACGCAGTCGGCGTGCTCAGGGCAACCGAGGTAATACGGGCTCTCGGAAGAGGTTTTTCACCAGAGAGGGCATTCCGGCTCTTTGAAGATGAAGATATCATCCTTGATATCCTCGATCTCTCAAATGTTGCTGACACCCCCCAGAAGATGAACCGGCTCCGCGGGCGGATCATCGGCAGGGACGGAAAAGCCCGTGATCAGATCGAGAGCATGACCGGCACAGCCGTATCAATCTATGGAAAGACTGTCGGGATCATCGGGCTTCCCGAGCCGGTGCAGACGTCACGAAAAGCAATCGAGATGCTTGTTGAGGGCGCAGACCATGCAAGCGTCTTTGGCTTCCTCGACAAGAGGAAGAAAGAGGCGAAACAGGATCTGATCGGCTACTACTACTAA
- a CDS encoding serine protein kinase RIO codes for MVRRGEEAKKTDLRVEKLDRELSRMGIRIRDTDQRKVRDEVFDEVTLHALYKLANKKEFTALGGSISTGKEANVFIAEREGGIDCVIKIYRIRTGNFNAMSEYILGDPRFASIRKTKKEIIFAWTRKEYANLSRAHEAGIFVPEPITFDRNILIMEFLGREGVPYPQLRLAPPGDAEAAYTEILNIITDLYQKARLIHGDLSEYNILHGDGRLWLIDMGQAVTPEHPSAHRFLFRDIKNINRYFGNRCKIQDEHEILRGIVGEDFFTP; via the coding sequence ATGGTCCGGCGGGGAGAGGAAGCCAAAAAAACAGATCTCCGGGTAGAGAAGCTCGACCGTGAGCTCTCCCGGATGGGTATCAGGATACGGGATACCGACCAGCGGAAGGTCAGAGACGAGGTCTTTGATGAGGTGACGCTCCATGCACTCTACAAGCTTGCAAACAAAAAAGAATTCACCGCTCTTGGGGGATCAATCTCCACCGGCAAGGAGGCCAACGTCTTCATTGCAGAGCGGGAGGGAGGCATTGACTGCGTCATCAAGATCTACCGGATCCGGACCGGGAACTTCAATGCCATGAGCGAATACATTCTCGGGGATCCGCGGTTTGCCAGTATCAGGAAGACAAAAAAAGAGATCATCTTCGCATGGACACGGAAAGAGTACGCAAACCTCTCCCGTGCACATGAAGCGGGGATTTTTGTGCCTGAACCGATCACCTTTGATCGGAATATCCTGATCATGGAGTTTTTGGGAAGGGAAGGAGTTCCCTATCCCCAGCTGAGGCTTGCACCACCAGGCGATGCCGAGGCAGCGTATACCGAAATCCTGAACATCATTACCGATCTCTACCAGAAGGCACGGCTCATCCATGGGGATCTCTCAGAGTATAATATCCTCCATGGAGACGGGAGGCTCTGGCTGATTGATATGGGCCAGGCAGTGACCCCGGAGCACCCCTCTGCCCACCGCTTCCTCTTCCGGGATATCAAAAACATCAACAGGTATTTCGGGAACCGGTGCAAGATACAGGATGAACACGAGATCTTGCGAGGGATCGTTGGTGAAGACTTCTTCACCCCATAA
- a CDS encoding tyrosine--tRNA ligase produces the protein MDPFDLVARNTVEIITEEELRTTLSQQKKTVYAGYEPSGEIHLGHLVTINKLIDMKEAGFHVVVLLADLHAFLNRKGTLEEVRELAEYNRACIEAVGLKGAEFVIGTDLQLNPDYQLDVLELSQQVTLNRAKRSMDEVGRAMEAPTVSQMVYPIMQMVDIAALNVDAAVGGIDQRKIHMLAREHLGAIDKKPPVCIHTPIIQGLDGKKMASSAGNVISVADSEEEIRKKIKKAYCPPEIHENPIIEIFTHHIFPRLGRIEIKRPEKYGGDVGFDSMEAFEAAFAAGEIHPMDAKNACAEGLAEVLQPAYEFIMSTKRG, from the coding sequence ATGGATCCATTTGATCTCGTGGCGCGGAATACCGTGGAAATCATCACGGAAGAAGAGCTTCGCACGACCCTCTCCCAGCAGAAAAAAACCGTCTATGCAGGATACGAACCGTCAGGAGAGATCCATCTCGGCCATCTCGTCACCATCAACAAACTCATCGATATGAAAGAGGCGGGTTTTCACGTGGTCGTTCTCCTCGCCGATCTCCACGCGTTCCTCAACCGGAAAGGAACACTGGAAGAGGTCCGGGAGCTTGCAGAATATAACAGGGCCTGTATTGAGGCAGTCGGGCTCAAGGGAGCGGAATTTGTGATCGGGACCGATCTCCAGCTGAACCCCGACTATCAGCTGGATGTCCTCGAACTCTCCCAGCAGGTGACACTGAACCGGGCAAAACGGAGCATGGATGAGGTTGGCCGGGCAATGGAGGCACCAACCGTGTCACAGATGGTCTACCCGATCATGCAGATGGTTGATATTGCAGCACTCAATGTCGATGCCGCCGTCGGGGGGATCGACCAGCGGAAGATCCATATGCTCGCCCGCGAACATCTCGGGGCAATCGATAAGAAACCGCCCGTCTGCATCCACACCCCGATCATCCAGGGCCTGGACGGGAAGAAGATGGCGTCGTCAGCCGGAAACGTCATATCTGTTGCTGATTCCGAGGAGGAGATCAGGAAGAAGATCAAAAAGGCCTACTGTCCGCCCGAGATCCACGAGAACCCGATCATAGAGATCTTTACACACCATATCTTCCCGCGTCTTGGAAGAATCGAGATCAAAAGACCTGAAAAATACGGTGGCGACGTCGGGTTCGATTCCATGGAGGCATTTGAGGCGGCATTTGCAGCAGGAGAGATCCATCCAATGGATGCAAAGAACGCCTGTGCAGAAGGACTTGCCGAGGTGCTCCAACCAGCATACGAGTTTATTATGAGCACGAAACGGGGATAA
- a CDS encoding ATP-dependent DNA helicase has protein sequence MIAVSDELSNGNKGVPGVPLESLPIPEDLVGQYYARGIRTLYPPQAACIERGLFEGKNLLISIPTASGKTLVAEMAMHHQIKRGGKCLYIVPLRALASEKYEEFSGKGVRIGIATGDFDRKDEILGRSDIIVATSEKVDSLLRNRAGWIEKVSLVVIDEIHLIGDESRGATLEMVITTMRKRKPAIQVIGLSATIGNPNELAKWLNAELIESDWRPVDLREGVYFRGAIRFADGCELVVPSEKKDPDTNLCLDTIDSGGQALVFVSSRRNAEGAAKRIAAALRLENPALHDIADSIEKADESSVAQSLGDCIRNGAAFHHAGLSRDARRLVEQGFRENTIRAIASTPTLAAGLNLPARRVVINSVHRFVPGEGQVPIPVREYRQMAGRAGRPGLDPFGEAVLIGRNKTQVDQLFEEFIEAGAEEIDSQCASRSALLSRILALVTGGEATDTDAISGFFEGSFYGARHANLKHLNRICNRVIRDLEEMEMIIDLGGRVEGTELGSLTSRLYLDPRSAVMIADALQERDLVTPFGLLHLLCATPDMFRLYLRAADRDIIEVVMEEQEEEFLIGRPEDAIPWLGYEEIVCAIKTALVLHDWINELSIEMIAERFGIGPGDIHGLVEGIGWIVHGAREITRRENPDLLREVSNLEIRIRHGIKEELLPLIRLRGIGRVRARQLFNSGYDTPASVAAAGVSVIGRIIGQKTAEAIIGQIEREGTEKTDGRTRYPEERQQERRSDPKETGRRGRKPGPEKALSPERSGDRVQARRGRKQGQQEIQDFFGD, from the coding sequence GTGATCGCTGTGTCGGATGAGCTTTCCAATGGAAATAAAGGGGTTCCGGGGGTGCCTCTTGAGAGTTTGCCGATCCCGGAGGACCTGGTGGGTCAGTACTACGCAAGAGGTATCCGCACACTCTATCCACCCCAGGCAGCATGTATTGAGAGAGGGCTCTTTGAGGGGAAAAACCTCCTGATTTCCATACCTACCGCAAGTGGCAAGACGCTTGTTGCGGAGATGGCGATGCACCACCAGATCAAGAGAGGGGGGAAATGCCTCTATATCGTCCCCCTCAGGGCTCTGGCAAGTGAGAAGTACGAGGAGTTTTCCGGGAAAGGTGTCAGAATCGGGATAGCAACCGGTGATTTTGACAGGAAAGATGAGATCCTCGGGAGATCCGATATCATCGTCGCCACCTCTGAGAAGGTTGACAGCCTCCTGAGAAACCGGGCAGGCTGGATAGAGAAGGTAAGCCTTGTTGTCATCGACGAGATTCATCTCATCGGTGACGAGAGCCGTGGAGCAACCCTTGAGATGGTGATCACCACAATGCGGAAGAGAAAGCCGGCTATCCAGGTAATCGGCCTCTCCGCAACCATAGGAAACCCCAACGAACTCGCAAAATGGCTCAATGCGGAACTGATAGAGTCGGACTGGCGCCCGGTCGATCTCAGGGAAGGGGTCTATTTCCGTGGCGCGATCCGGTTTGCCGATGGGTGTGAACTGGTTGTTCCATCAGAGAAGAAGGATCCCGATACCAACCTCTGTCTTGACACAATCGATTCCGGCGGCCAGGCACTCGTCTTTGTCTCCTCCCGGAGGAATGCCGAAGGTGCTGCAAAACGAATCGCCGCCGCACTCCGCCTTGAGAATCCCGCTCTCCACGATATTGCAGACAGCATTGAAAAAGCTGATGAGAGCTCGGTTGCCCAAAGTCTTGGAGACTGCATCAGAAACGGTGCAGCCTTCCATCATGCCGGGCTCTCCCGGGATGCAAGGAGACTGGTGGAGCAGGGGTTCAGGGAGAATACAATCAGGGCGATCGCCTCAACGCCCACCCTTGCAGCAGGCTTAAACCTCCCCGCACGCCGGGTCGTCATCAACAGCGTCCACAGGTTTGTCCCCGGAGAGGGGCAGGTGCCAATTCCCGTCAGGGAATACCGTCAGATGGCCGGACGGGCAGGGAGGCCCGGCCTTGACCCCTTTGGAGAGGCTGTCCTTATCGGACGGAACAAAACCCAGGTTGACCAGCTCTTTGAAGAGTTCATTGAAGCTGGCGCAGAAGAGATCGATTCACAGTGCGCATCACGATCCGCCCTTCTCTCCCGGATACTTGCTCTTGTAACAGGAGGGGAAGCAACAGACACCGATGCCATCTCCGGGTTCTTTGAGGGGAGTTTCTATGGAGCACGCCATGCAAACCTGAAGCACCTGAACCGGATCTGCAACCGGGTGATACGGGATCTCGAGGAGATGGAGATGATAATCGATCTCGGGGGGAGGGTTGAGGGAACAGAGCTTGGCAGTCTCACATCCCGTCTCTATCTTGACCCGCGGTCTGCAGTGATGATCGCAGACGCACTGCAGGAAAGGGATCTCGTCACGCCGTTTGGCCTCCTCCATCTCCTCTGTGCAACCCCTGATATGTTCAGGCTCTATCTGAGAGCCGCTGACCGTGACATCATCGAAGTGGTCATGGAAGAGCAGGAAGAGGAGTTTCTCATCGGGAGGCCCGAAGATGCCATTCCATGGCTTGGGTACGAGGAGATCGTCTGCGCCATCAAGACCGCACTTGTCCTCCATGACTGGATCAATGAACTCTCAATCGAGATGATTGCTGAGCGCTTTGGAATCGGACCTGGAGACATCCACGGGCTTGTCGAGGGGATCGGCTGGATCGTCCATGGGGCGCGGGAGATCACCCGGCGGGAGAACCCCGATCTCCTGCGTGAGGTAAGCAACCTGGAGATCCGGATCCGTCATGGTATAAAGGAAGAGCTCCTGCCACTCATCCGGCTCAGGGGAATCGGCCGTGTCCGTGCCCGTCAGCTCTTCAACAGCGGATATGATACCCCGGCCTCTGTTGCTGCTGCCGGTGTTTCGGTGATTGGCCGGATCATCGGCCAGAAGACCGCAGAAGCAATCATCGGCCAGATAGAGCGTGAAGGTACAGAAAAAACAGACGGCAGAACCAGGTATCCCGAAGAGAGGCAGCAGGAGAGGAGAAGCGATCCGAAAGAAACAGGCAGAAGAGGCAGAAAGCCTGGGCCGGAAAAGGCCCTTTCTCCGGAGAGGTCTGGTGATCGGGTGCAGGCCAGGAGAGGCAGAAAGCAGGGCCAGCAGGAGATCCAGGACTTTTTTGGTGACTGA
- a CDS encoding ORC1-type DNA replication protein, translating into MTDDSVQSMGLFKKYLGKNNVFKNREVLRHSYRPQILPHRAPQIDSIAAVLAPSLQNETPSNILIYGKTGTGKTASVRYVGYELERAGSHMNTRCRVIHLNCEVIDTQYRVLAQIAKLVENVDALSSDRTRTHIPMTGWPTDQVYAELKNILENEGGVLVIILDEIDKLVKKSGDETLYNLTRINSELERSKVCIIGISNDLRFTDFLDPRVLSSLSEEELVFPPYNAPQLVDILQQRAELAFIDGVLADGVIPLCAALAAQEHGDARRALDLLRVSGELADRGSEDSVTDRHVRLAQEKIETDSMVECISTLPTQSKVVLYAMLLLHKINQKIFTSGDVMRLYREITRELSLETLTHRRVTDLISELNMLGVISTRVISRGRYGRTKEISFDSATNRIWDVIMSDQRLVEHKISRYNEEQANELFK; encoded by the coding sequence GTGACAGATGATAGCGTCCAATCAATGGGTCTTTTTAAAAAATACCTGGGAAAAAACAATGTTTTTAAAAACAGGGAAGTTCTTCGGCATAGTTATCGCCCCCAAATCCTTCCCCACCGGGCACCCCAGATTGATTCGATCGCTGCTGTTCTTGCTCCCTCCCTCCAGAACGAAACCCCCTCCAATATCCTGATTTATGGAAAAACCGGCACAGGAAAGACCGCATCTGTCCGGTATGTCGGCTACGAGCTGGAACGTGCCGGCAGTCATATGAATACACGATGCCGGGTTATCCACTTAAATTGTGAGGTTATCGACACCCAGTACCGGGTGCTTGCCCAGATTGCAAAACTTGTGGAAAACGTGGATGCACTCAGCTCCGACCGAACCAGGACCCATATCCCCATGACAGGGTGGCCAACCGATCAGGTTTATGCGGAACTCAAAAATATCCTGGAGAATGAGGGAGGTGTCCTTGTCATCATTCTTGATGAGATCGATAAACTCGTCAAGAAGAGCGGTGACGAAACCCTCTACAACCTCACCAGGATAAACTCCGAACTCGAACGATCAAAGGTCTGTATCATCGGCATCTCAAACGATCTCAGGTTCACCGATTTCCTTGACCCACGCGTCCTCTCCTCCCTCTCCGAGGAGGAGCTCGTCTTCCCTCCCTACAATGCCCCCCAGCTTGTCGATATCCTCCAGCAGCGGGCGGAGCTGGCGTTTATAGACGGGGTGCTGGCAGACGGGGTCATCCCGCTCTGTGCCGCGCTCGCCGCGCAGGAACATGGTGACGCACGCCGTGCACTGGATCTCCTCCGTGTCTCAGGAGAGCTTGCCGATCGCGGAAGTGAGGATTCCGTAACCGACAGGCACGTCCGGCTTGCCCAGGAGAAGATAGAGACAGACAGCATGGTCGAATGCATCTCAACACTCCCGACACAGAGCAAAGTGGTCCTCTATGCGATGCTCCTCCTCCACAAGATCAACCAGAAGATCTTTACAAGCGGTGATGTGATGCGTCTGTACCGTGAGATCACCCGCGAACTCTCCCTTGAAACCCTGACACACCGCCGGGTAACCGATCTCATCAGTGAATTAAATATGCTTGGTGTCATATCAACACGTGTTATATCGAGGGGGAGATATGGACGCACAAAGGAGATCTCGTTTGATTCGGCAACCAACCGGATCTGGGATGTTATCATGAGCGATCAGCGGCTTGTCGAGCATAAGATCTCCCGGTATAATGAAGAACAGGCAAACGAACTCTTCAAGTAA
- a CDS encoding DNA-directed DNA polymerase II small subunit, whose amino-acid sequence MLVEQEIIARFCEAGHLVDPAVVSYLRERGDPALISGIISALQDDCTVVLPSHIPALAPKRDGLRFTADPVLEIIEGMEGSTGPIRQIEDYVSLFRNRYDRLGGLIRKRAGAIPIEALTHSSRFRDSDVLIIGLVIDARTTAKGHRILELEDPTGTIPVLFNNKRDSFTEAERIVPDEVLGIRGKLSPDGKLFYADQLFRPDIPIQHAPYTPQNGGKAAFISDIHIGSDTFLAEPWERFCDWLTQADDITYLLVAGDLVEGIGIYPGQEKELTITNIYEQYDQLGEMLSTLPSRIKIVLAPGNHDVVRAAEPQPVIPEEFRSTFPKNCLFVENPAVVSIQGARVLMYHGRSIDDLISLIPGAKYEEPGEMMEAMLKRRHLAPTYGRRTPMLATEKDRFLIDPVPEILHTGHIHITGISRYRGVLAVNAGTWQSQTAFQKQMNINPTPGQAVLVDLEQMEPTVCDFLQT is encoded by the coding sequence ATGCTCGTGGAGCAGGAGATTATTGCCAGGTTCTGTGAGGCTGGACACCTGGTTGATCCGGCTGTCGTCTCATACCTGCGGGAGCGCGGGGATCCGGCACTCATATCAGGCATCATCTCGGCACTCCAGGACGACTGTACGGTTGTCCTCCCCTCCCACATCCCGGCTCTTGCTCCAAAACGCGACGGACTCAGGTTCACTGCCGATCCGGTGCTTGAGATTATTGAGGGAATGGAAGGATCAACAGGCCCCATACGGCAGATCGAAGATTATGTCTCTCTCTTCAGGAACCGGTACGACAGACTCGGCGGCCTCATCAGGAAACGGGCCGGTGCAATCCCGATAGAGGCACTCACCCATTCGTCACGGTTCCGTGACAGTGATGTACTGATCATCGGGCTTGTCATTGATGCCAGAACAACCGCAAAGGGCCACCGTATCCTTGAGCTGGAAGATCCAACCGGTACCATTCCCGTCCTCTTCAATAACAAAAGAGACTCGTTTACCGAGGCTGAGCGGATCGTCCCCGATGAAGTGCTTGGGATCCGGGGAAAACTATCACCTGATGGGAAGCTCTTCTATGCCGACCAGCTCTTCAGACCCGACATTCCAATCCAGCATGCTCCCTATACCCCACAGAATGGCGGGAAAGCTGCGTTCATCTCTGATATCCATATCGGATCTGACACCTTTCTCGCAGAGCCCTGGGAACGGTTCTGCGACTGGCTAACCCAAGCAGACGATATCACATACCTCCTGGTTGCAGGCGATCTTGTTGAGGGGATCGGCATCTATCCCGGCCAGGAGAAGGAGCTTACCATCACCAATATCTATGAACAATATGACCAGCTTGGGGAGATGCTCTCGACCCTTCCCTCACGCATCAAAATTGTCCTTGCTCCCGGAAACCATGATGTTGTCCGTGCCGCAGAGCCCCAGCCGGTGATCCCAGAAGAGTTCCGTTCAACCTTCCCGAAGAACTGCCTCTTTGTGGAGAACCCTGCTGTTGTCTCGATCCAGGGTGCCCGGGTGCTGATGTACCATGGACGGAGTATTGACGATCTCATCAGCCTCATCCCCGGCGCAAAATACGAAGAACCCGGCGAAATGATGGAGGCGATGCTGAAACGCCGGCATCTTGCACCCACCTATGGGAGGAGAACACCGATGCTTGCAACAGAAAAAGACCGGTTTCTCATTGATCCGGTGCCGGAGATACTCCATACCGGCCATATCCATATCACCGGGATCTCCCGGTACAGGGGTGTGCTTGCAGTGAATGCCGGCACCTGGCAGTCCCAGACGGCTTTCCAGAAACAGATGAACATCAACCCGACTCCGGGCCAGGCCGTTCTTGTCGATCTGGAACAAATGGAACCAACAGTCTGTGATTTTTTACAGACGTAA